A region from the Sulfurospirillum oryzae genome encodes:
- a CDS encoding DMT family transporter gives MSYSKAFGITTLGMLLMSFESPLIKMTHVPAQNFTFYFGLCMFLTMNITLYSKHQNSIVTLYKNHLTSILWSGLCIGLSNLLFILAIKHTSVASAVFILSTGPLVSAMIAFIFFKQKTPRRTFRAIFFVFIGLAIILFNDLELGNMEGNLYAFGCVFAFVSMLSVLERDKEANRLACFGTGALIASLLAALTAPIIVPDSYSLWIIVFMGALLTPLSRAFIGMGTKVLPSVEVALLTIIEPVLAPFWVWILMDEKPHINTLIGGAIIVVTLVVHSMMAYKEAKFNDAQPR, from the coding sequence ATGAGCTACTCCAAAGCCTTTGGAATTACCACCCTAGGCATGCTTCTTATGAGCTTTGAATCGCCACTGATTAAAATGACGCATGTGCCTGCTCAGAACTTTACCTTTTACTTTGGTCTGTGCATGTTTTTAACGATGAACATTACCTTGTACTCAAAGCATCAAAACAGCATTGTGACTCTCTATAAAAACCATCTCACTTCTATTTTATGGAGCGGTCTTTGCATCGGTCTGAGCAATCTTTTGTTTATTCTTGCCATCAAACATACCAGTGTGGCTAGTGCGGTATTTATTTTAAGCACAGGTCCTTTGGTGAGTGCGATGATCGCATTTATCTTTTTCAAACAAAAAACACCACGCCGTACCTTTAGGGCAATCTTTTTTGTTTTCATAGGGCTTGCTATTATTTTGTTCAATGACCTAGAACTGGGTAATATGGAAGGAAATCTCTACGCCTTTGGCTGTGTGTTTGCTTTTGTGTCGATGCTCTCGGTTTTGGAGCGAGATAAAGAGGCTAACCGCCTTGCCTGTTTTGGAACGGGAGCACTCATCGCTTCACTTTTAGCAGCTCTTACAGCTCCGATTATTGTTCCCGATAGCTATTCACTTTGGATTATTGTCTTTATGGGAGCGTTGCTTACGCCGCTTTCACGGGCATTTATTGGCATGGGGACGAAAGTTTTACCTTCGGTGGAAGTGGCACTCTTGACGATTATTGAACCCGTCCTAGCACCCTTTTGGGTCTGGATTTTAATGGATGAAAAACCGCATATCAATACTCTTATAGGAGGAGCCATCATCGTTGTGACTTTGGTCGTTCACTCAATGATGGCGTATAAAGAGGCGAAATTTAATGATGCTCAGCCGCGTTAA
- a CDS encoding ester cyclase — protein MAKQIRQLIEEYYEVLWNEKKLDQAHKFLDPSLNFRGSLGMRVDSINGFCDYAKMLFSAFPNLYHVIEDIVIEGDKAAVRLVYTATHSGKLFGFEPTGNRIRYSGACFFKFENEKIVDAWVLGDLNALYGQLNAAEHH, from the coding sequence ATGGCAAAGCAGATAAGACAACTGATCGAAGAGTACTATGAGGTGCTTTGGAATGAGAAAAAACTTGACCAAGCACACAAATTTTTAGACCCTTCACTGAATTTTAGAGGCTCTTTAGGTATGAGAGTCGATAGCATCAATGGTTTTTGCGACTATGCCAAGATGCTTTTTAGTGCTTTTCCTAACCTTTACCATGTCATTGAAGACATTGTTATTGAAGGTGATAAAGCCGCTGTAAGACTGGTGTATACAGCAACACACTCTGGAAAACTTTTTGGATTTGAGCCAACGGGCAATCGTATCCGTTACTCAGGTGCCTGCTTTTTTAAATTTGAAAATGAAAAAATTGTCGACGCGTGGGTTTTAGGTGACCTTAATGCGTTGTACGGACAGCTTAACGCGGCTGAGCATCATTAA
- a CDS encoding polysaccharide deacetylase family protein, which produces MLRVILSLALCWLPLFAIEHIEHYEVFVKQYQENNTFFLVSRRLKLSGVTFYLTTNTQTLQTKVLSLDASKLMPLDENFAKTPFAKQLSDATSLHVKGGATHATTQNDKAIYLTMDLCPSQKKGYESEFIEHLTKQNGKTPIAIAISSAWKEHHEKEFETLLHNPLLEITWVNHTHTHFYDRNLPDRENFMLHVNTNVKSEILGVEKKLLEVGITPSVFFRFPGLIADEKLMRELRETYFLIPLGANAWVAKNEPIKTGSFILIHGNKNEPQGIEMLEKKLPEVLKTYRFKPIQEAFVQ; this is translated from the coding sequence ATGTTACGAGTGATTTTATCTCTAGCGTTATGTTGGCTTCCACTCTTCGCCATTGAGCACATTGAGCACTACGAAGTATTTGTAAAACAGTACCAAGAAAACAATACTTTCTTTCTCGTCTCACGCCGCCTTAAACTGAGTGGTGTCACCTTTTACCTTACCACAAACACACAAACCCTGCAAACAAAAGTACTCTCGCTTGACGCTTCAAAGCTGATGCCTTTAGATGAAAACTTTGCAAAAACACCCTTTGCAAAACAACTGAGTGACGCTACATCTTTACATGTAAAAGGTGGTGCGACGCATGCGACAACGCAAAACGATAAAGCAATATACCTTACAATGGATCTTTGCCCTTCACAGAAAAAAGGGTATGAGAGTGAGTTTATAGAGCATCTTACAAAACAAAATGGCAAAACACCCATCGCAATCGCCATCAGTTCGGCGTGGAAAGAGCACCATGAAAAAGAGTTTGAAACACTTCTTCACAATCCACTCTTAGAGATCACTTGGGTGAACCACACGCATACCCATTTTTATGACCGTAACCTTCCTGATCGTGAAAATTTTATGTTACATGTAAACACCAATGTCAAAAGTGAAATCCTTGGTGTAGAGAAAAAACTGCTTGAAGTTGGCATTACGCCCTCCGTATTCTTTCGCTTTCCCGGACTTATTGCCGATGAAAAATTGATGCGAGAGCTTAGGGAAACCTACTTTTTAATTCCATTGGGGGCTAATGCGTGGGTTGCTAAAAATGAGCCTATCAAAACGGGAAGCTTCATCCTTATTCATGGCAATAAAAATGAACCTCAAGGCATAGAGATGCTGGAGAAAAAGCTTCCTGAAGTGCTCAAAACCTACCGATTTAAGCCTATTCAAGAAGCATTTGTCCAATAA
- a CDS encoding putative hydro-lyase produces the protein MCPKELRSKIAKGEFTRPTAGECPGYIQMNMVALPREYAKRFEAFAKENSKAIPVLEVIHEGHISKVLAPGADILKEIPKYNILRDGVLVETVTDITPFYTPDLVFFLIGCSFSFENALIENGMPLRHVDQQKNVAMYRTNIKLKSVEGFEGEMVVSMRPIKKEKVADACVVTSHYPRMHGSPIQVGYPEMIGINDVAHPDYGDAVEIKADEIPLFWPCGVTPQNVITSMKLPFAITHSPGHMFVTDKKDSEYYE, from the coding sequence ATGTGTCCAAAAGAGTTGCGCTCTAAGATTGCTAAAGGCGAATTTACAAGACCGACCGCGGGCGAATGTCCTGGTTACATCCAGATGAATATGGTAGCCCTTCCAAGGGAGTACGCCAAACGTTTTGAAGCGTTTGCCAAAGAAAACTCCAAAGCTATTCCAGTACTTGAAGTGATTCACGAGGGACATATCTCCAAAGTGCTCGCTCCTGGCGCTGATATCTTAAAAGAGATTCCAAAATACAACATTTTGCGCGATGGTGTTTTGGTCGAGACCGTGACAGACATCACCCCTTTTTATACACCTGATTTGGTTTTTTTCTTGATCGGTTGCAGTTTTTCATTTGAAAATGCACTCATTGAAAATGGTATGCCGCTTCGCCATGTTGATCAACAAAAGAATGTGGCAATGTATAGAACCAACATTAAACTCAAGAGCGTTGAAGGTTTTGAGGGTGAAATGGTAGTAAGTATGCGCCCGATTAAAAAAGAAAAAGTCGCCGATGCGTGTGTGGTTACGAGCCATTACCCGCGTATGCATGGCTCGCCGATACAAGTTGGCTACCCTGAAATGATCGGCATTAATGATGTTGCGCACCCTGATTACGGTGATGCGGTGGAGATCAAAGCAGATGAAATTCCTCTTTTTTGGCCGTGTGGTGTCACACCTCAAAACGTCATTACCAGTATGAAACTTCCTTTTGCGATCACCCACTCACCGGGGCATATGTTTGTGACCGATAAAAAAGACAGCGAGTACTACGAATAA
- a CDS encoding DUF4392 domain-containing protein, producing MHNFHTIEEIVLQHSTRNMDKIQAHFPNEHTKHAVNAFLKLEKGVVFIYTGFYVAGYAETDGPLGAYFLAKAFLKLGYTPVIITDSFCEDYFPDVKTLYIPLSGLSDEESTMILNTYKPICHLSIERCGQNHEGRYLNARGVDIKEFTAPVDELFKKGSKTAPSFGIGDGGNEVGMGSFAEILKNKEFFYDYCVIPCDYPMIASVSNWGGYGFIAELEKSLHINVLPSFEEVEKYLEFIVSKGSVDGIKRESVMSVDGKEWSLEPEILQALKDYATKG from the coding sequence ATGCATAATTTTCATACCATTGAAGAGATCGTTCTCCAACACTCAACCCGCAATATGGACAAAATTCAGGCACATTTTCCCAATGAACACACCAAACATGCTGTTAATGCTTTTTTAAAGCTCGAAAAAGGCGTTGTTTTCATCTATACTGGCTTTTACGTTGCTGGCTATGCCGAGACCGATGGACCTTTGGGCGCATACTTTTTAGCCAAAGCATTTTTAAAACTGGGTTATACGCCTGTCATTATCACCGATTCTTTTTGCGAAGACTATTTCCCCGATGTCAAAACACTCTACATTCCACTTTCCGGACTAAGTGATGAAGAGAGCACGATGATTTTAAATACCTATAAGCCTATTTGCCACCTCTCCATCGAACGATGCGGACAAAACCATGAAGGGCGTTACCTCAACGCTCGCGGTGTTGACATCAAAGAATTTACTGCTCCAGTGGATGAACTTTTTAAAAAAGGAAGCAAAACAGCCCCTAGCTTTGGCATAGGTGATGGCGGCAATGAAGTGGGCATGGGAAGCTTTGCAGAAATACTCAAAAATAAAGAGTTTTTTTACGACTACTGTGTCATTCCTTGCGACTACCCAATGATCGCTTCGGTTTCTAACTGGGGAGGTTATGGATTCATTGCAGAGCTTGAAAAATCTTTACATATAAATGTTCTACCAAGTTTTGAAGAGGTTGAAAAATACCTCGAATTCATTGTTTCCAAAGGCTCAGTCGATGGCATCAAACGAGAATCTGTTATGTCCGTCGATGGTAAAGAGTGGTCGTTGGAGCCTGAAATTCTCCAAGCACTTAAAGACTATGCAACAAAAGGATAA
- the trxC gene encoding thioredoxin TrxC, whose amino-acid sequence MKVICPSCLATNNVPKQEVYKKANCGKCKASLLDPHPLALTSDNLEAVLESTDVPVIVDFWAPWCGPCKMFAPIYEQAARAYPLRVLFAKVDTEAEQFLASRFKIRSIPTLIVFKDGKEIERVSGAMNHEGLDRFVERFL is encoded by the coding sequence ATGAAAGTGATTTGTCCCTCTTGCCTCGCAACCAATAATGTCCCAAAACAAGAAGTCTATAAAAAAGCAAACTGCGGTAAATGCAAAGCTTCCTTGCTTGACCCACACCCACTAGCGCTTACAAGCGATAACCTTGAGGCTGTCTTAGAGAGTACCGATGTTCCCGTCATCGTGGACTTTTGGGCGCCTTGGTGCGGACCGTGCAAAATGTTCGCCCCCATCTATGAACAAGCCGCACGCGCTTACCCGCTTCGTGTTTTATTTGCCAAAGTTGACACGGAAGCCGAGCAATTCCTCGCTTCGCGCTTTAAAATTCGCTCCATTCCAACGCTTATCGTCTTTAAAGACGGCAAAGAGATTGAGCGCGTTAGCGGAGCTATGAATCATGAAGGTTTGGATCGTTTTGTGGAGAGGTTTTTGTAA
- a CDS encoding EAL domain-containing protein, whose translation MENSIEKEQEQKDKIKLLSNELKKVQKNLVEQFYTDPLTRLPNLYRLRHDLEEINNFTLIIANIDNFKLLNDFYGFVVGDFILESFAKTLKVELQDVAVYRIAGDEFAILVPERMSFYLLKNYLIHLSKQLTHLKYAYAQTEIYVDCTLSSSASFTNDDIFSKVSMALKYAKKEQLKFWIYEDTMNFSQEYENNLKYATKVRKAIVDYSGIVPYFQPIIDNETNEIIKFEALSRLIDEEGVIHSPHNFIPVAKMIKVYDKITMTIIDKSFKVFETHPFDFSINLSFEDIINQEIYDFIIRKLRDSNMGHRVTFELLESEKVNDFNKVMHFFNEIKRYGAKVAIDDFGSGFSNFSYITKLNPDFLKIDGSLIKDIDQDKNAQIIVETIVNFSKKLGIQTVAEFVHSSTVLSTVKQLGIDYSQGYYIDMPSPQIVM comes from the coding sequence ATGGAGAATAGCATAGAAAAAGAGCAAGAACAAAAAGATAAGATCAAACTTCTCTCTAATGAACTCAAAAAAGTTCAAAAAAATCTTGTAGAACAGTTTTATACTGACCCACTGACTCGTTTGCCGAACCTTTATAGATTGCGCCATGATCTTGAAGAAATCAATAACTTCACACTCATTATCGCCAATATTGATAACTTTAAATTACTTAATGATTTTTATGGTTTTGTCGTGGGAGATTTCATTTTAGAGTCATTTGCTAAAACACTTAAAGTTGAGCTTCAAGATGTTGCAGTATACCGTATTGCTGGCGATGAATTTGCTATTTTAGTGCCTGAGCGAATGAGCTTTTATCTGCTTAAAAATTATCTCATACACCTTTCCAAACAGCTCACACATTTGAAATACGCCTATGCTCAAACAGAGATTTATGTAGATTGTACACTCTCTTCAAGTGCGAGTTTCACGAATGATGACATCTTTTCTAAAGTGAGTATGGCTTTGAAATATGCCAAAAAAGAGCAGTTGAAATTTTGGATCTATGAAGACACAATGAATTTTTCGCAAGAGTATGAGAACAACCTCAAGTATGCAACAAAAGTGCGTAAAGCTATTGTTGATTATTCAGGCATCGTGCCTTATTTTCAGCCGATTATCGACAATGAAACCAATGAAATTATAAAATTTGAAGCGCTCTCCCGCTTGATTGACGAAGAGGGGGTTATCCACTCACCGCACAACTTTATTCCGGTTGCGAAGATGATTAAAGTGTATGACAAGATCACGATGACAATCATTGATAAAAGCTTTAAGGTCTTTGAAACACATCCGTTTGACTTTAGCATCAACCTCTCGTTTGAGGACATTATTAACCAAGAGATTTACGATTTTATTATCCGAAAATTGCGCGACTCAAATATGGGACATCGAGTTACTTTTGAGCTTTTAGAGTCCGAAAAAGTCAATGACTTTAATAAAGTAATGCACTTTTTCAATGAGATTAAACGTTATGGGGCAAAAGTAGCCATCGATGATTTTGGAAGCGGGTTTTCTAACTTCTCCTACATAACCAAACTCAATCCTGATTTTCTTAAAATTGATGGCAGCCTCATCAAAGACATTGACCAAGATAAAAATGCACAAATTATCGTTGAGACTATTGTGAATTTTTCTAAAAAACTTGGCATTCAAACTGTTGCTGAGTTTGTACACTCTAGCACCGTTCTCTCTACGGTTAAACAACTGGGTATTGACTACTCGCAGGGCTATTATATCGACATGCCATCCCCTCAAATCGTCATGTAA
- a CDS encoding PhoX family protein — translation MKSLKTLCISLSLVASSLCAGTSVEFIGMNAPTTPEQMAKTYSEAKVIIHTQSGGKIERALSYETLFGVKDKVGTSKNPAGQLYSASMKPLLDPFGKPLIAETPDSNSLLNVEGSLYLVTHYEYDWILSNGSSAEKTDVWHERAPMSMTLTSLRQNPVDGKLKAVDQYPIDFSKVGGIWIPCAGSQTPWNTHLGSEEDYDLFFTKASGKEYQRAQKGLKAMSELYFEGKKEAKAYDYGYITEVTVKPNGKTSVKKHYAMGRATWEMSKIMSDKKTAFFGDDGTQVGLYMYIGDGEKELDSGTLYAAIWNQTNEDNAKDGGQATLSWIKLGHASSEEVWRWKENLSFDDIFEAYSPAEYDPQKHEGFKAIKAGHSEIEYIKLKPNMERAAAFLETRRYAAYLGATTEFNKMEGVAFNKKDKKLYIAMSYIEKGMTKDASFGKDDIRVAKNRCGGTYELSLASGVSDTNGEAIKSEFVPTSMYVPAPLLGQEVPADLFGNTCAVDKIANTDNLFYSSAMRTLFIGEDSGAHVNNYLWAYNIDTKKLSRILSIPAGAESTGLQVVENINGYAYIMSNAQHQGDFIKTMDKVLQIKVAPKIDKFQAPVGYLYGIPGL, via the coding sequence GTGAAATCACTCAAAACACTCTGTATCTCTCTTTCTTTAGTTGCATCAAGCCTATGCGCAGGCACCAGCGTAGAATTCATCGGCATGAATGCGCCAACAACGCCTGAACAGATGGCAAAAACCTACTCGGAAGCTAAAGTCATCATCCATACACAAAGTGGTGGCAAGATCGAAAGAGCGCTTTCGTATGAAACGCTTTTTGGTGTTAAAGATAAAGTTGGCACAAGCAAAAACCCTGCTGGACAGCTTTACTCCGCTTCCATGAAACCTCTGCTCGACCCTTTTGGTAAGCCCCTCATCGCTGAGACTCCCGATAGCAACTCGCTTTTAAATGTTGAAGGCTCACTTTACCTTGTAACGCATTATGAATACGACTGGATTTTAAGCAATGGTTCTTCGGCTGAGAAAACAGATGTTTGGCATGAGCGAGCACCGATGAGCATGACACTCACATCTCTTCGTCAAAATCCTGTGGATGGCAAGCTCAAAGCTGTCGATCAATACCCCATCGATTTTTCAAAGGTTGGTGGCATCTGGATACCATGTGCAGGTTCTCAAACACCGTGGAACACTCACTTAGGAAGCGAAGAAGATTATGATCTTTTCTTTACAAAGGCAAGTGGAAAAGAGTATCAACGAGCACAAAAAGGGCTCAAAGCAATGAGTGAGCTCTACTTTGAAGGTAAAAAAGAGGCGAAAGCTTATGACTATGGCTACATCACCGAAGTCACTGTCAAACCCAATGGCAAAACCTCTGTTAAAAAACACTATGCGATGGGTCGAGCCACATGGGAAATGTCTAAAATCATGAGTGACAAGAAAACCGCCTTTTTTGGCGATGATGGCACACAAGTTGGTCTTTACATGTACATAGGAGATGGCGAAAAAGAACTCGACAGCGGTACACTCTACGCAGCAATCTGGAATCAAACCAATGAAGATAATGCCAAAGATGGCGGTCAAGCAACTCTGAGTTGGATCAAACTAGGACACGCCAGTAGCGAAGAGGTATGGCGATGGAAAGAAAATCTAAGCTTTGATGACATCTTTGAGGCGTATTCGCCCGCAGAGTATGACCCTCAAAAGCATGAAGGATTTAAAGCAATCAAAGCGGGTCACTCTGAAATTGAGTACATCAAACTCAAACCAAATATGGAACGTGCCGCAGCCTTTTTAGAGACCAGACGTTATGCCGCTTACCTTGGAGCAACAACCGAGTTTAACAAAATGGAAGGTGTTGCCTTTAACAAAAAAGATAAAAAACTCTACATCGCCATGTCTTACATCGAAAAAGGTATGACTAAAGATGCAAGTTTTGGCAAAGATGACATTAGAGTTGCTAAAAATCGTTGTGGTGGAACTTACGAGTTATCGCTAGCATCTGGGGTTTCTGACACGAATGGAGAAGCTATCAAAAGTGAATTTGTCCCAACCTCAATGTATGTCCCCGCTCCTCTTTTAGGACAAGAAGTCCCTGCCGATCTTTTTGGGAACACCTGCGCAGTTGACAAAATTGCCAACACAGACAACCTCTTTTACTCATCAGCAATGCGTACGCTTTTCATCGGTGAAGACAGTGGCGCACATGTGAACAACTACTTGTGGGCATACAACATCGACACGAAAAAACTTTCACGCATTCTTTCTATCCCAGCAGGTGCGGAGTCAACAGGATTGCAAGTGGTTGAAAATATAAACGGCTATGCGTACATCATGAGCAACGCCCAACATCAAGGTGATTTTATCAAAACCATGGACAAGGTGCTTCAAATTAAAGTTGCCCCTAAAATCGATAAATTTCAAGCACCCGTTGGTTACCTTTATGGCATACCAGGGCTTTAG
- a CDS encoding DJ-1/PfpI family protein, with protein sequence MPKKILFIVGDYVEDYEIMVPFQALAAVGHTVTAVCPNKKAGEFIRTAVHDFEGDQTYSEKPGHNFTLNGTFDAIKAEAFDALVIPGGRAPEYLRLNEKVLDIVRHFAKANKPIAAICHGAQLLAAADVLGGKSCSAYPACAPEVTKAGGTYKSIEVTEAAVDGNLVTAPAWPAHPQWIAKFLVVLGTKITL encoded by the coding sequence ATGCCAAAAAAAATTCTCTTTATCGTCGGAGACTATGTAGAAGATTATGAAATTATGGTGCCTTTTCAAGCGTTGGCAGCTGTGGGACACACCGTCACAGCTGTTTGCCCTAACAAAAAAGCAGGTGAGTTTATCCGCACGGCGGTGCATGACTTTGAAGGTGACCAAACCTATAGCGAAAAACCGGGACACAATTTTACCCTTAACGGTACATTTGATGCCATCAAAGCTGAAGCGTTTGACGCCCTTGTCATCCCTGGTGGTCGCGCTCCTGAGTACCTTAGACTGAATGAGAAAGTGCTTGACATTGTACGCCATTTTGCCAAAGCAAATAAGCCTATCGCTGCGATTTGCCATGGAGCACAACTCTTAGCAGCCGCTGACGTTTTAGGTGGCAAAAGTTGTTCCGCCTACCCTGCGTGCGCACCTGAAGTCACCAAAGCGGGAGGAACATACAAATCCATCGAAGTGACTGAAGCTGCTGTTGATGGAAACCTTGTCACCGCTCCTGCATGGCCTGCTCATCCACAATGGATCGCCAAATTCTTAGTCGTTTTGGGAACTAAAATCACGCTTTAA
- a CDS encoding VOC family protein: protein MSLITHLDHLVLTVASIKRSCAFYTNVLQMEKIAFKRFKALKFGHSKINLDEIGMSLNQKPYIQPQTQPIYA, encoded by the coding sequence ATGTCACTCATTACGCACTTAGACCATCTTGTCTTAACGGTTGCAAGTATCAAGCGAAGTTGTGCTTTTTACACAAACGTCTTACAGATGGAAAAGATAGCTTTTAAAAGATTCAAAGCACTCAAATTTGGACACAGCAAAATCAATTTGGATGAAATAGGCATGAGTTTAAACCAAAAACCATACATCCAACCGCAGACTCAACCGATCTATGCTTGA
- a CDS encoding dimethylarginine dimethylaminohydrolase family protein — protein MLMAITHLPSPNLQNCELTFLESEAIDIEKANVQHQNYRSMLERCGAKVITLDENIALPDSVFVEDPIIVFDEVAVLTSMGVESRRAESASMGKVFSQYRKIERITLPAKIEGGDVLKVGKKIFVGESSRTNQEGIQALEAIIKPLGYEVIAVKVFGCLHLKTGVTALDNQTIFINSNWVDVEAFKGFSKIEALSDEPFGVNVLKIGNILCMNEAFPKSIALVKSLGYRVETVNISEFVKAEAGLTCMSVLFKS, from the coding sequence ATGCTTATGGCGATTACCCATCTTCCATCTCCAAATTTACAAAACTGCGAGCTTACGTTTTTAGAAAGTGAAGCGATTGACATTGAAAAGGCCAATGTTCAACATCAAAATTATCGCTCCATGCTGGAGCGTTGTGGGGCAAAGGTCATTACGTTAGATGAAAATATCGCACTGCCCGATAGTGTTTTTGTGGAAGATCCCATCATTGTTTTTGATGAGGTCGCCGTGTTGACCTCTATGGGTGTGGAGTCACGCAGAGCCGAGAGTGCATCTATGGGAAAAGTCTTTTCGCAGTACCGCAAAATAGAGCGAATCACATTACCCGCAAAAATTGAAGGTGGCGATGTTTTGAAAGTAGGTAAAAAAATCTTTGTAGGTGAGTCATCACGTACCAATCAAGAGGGCATTCAAGCACTCGAAGCGATCATCAAGCCTTTGGGTTATGAGGTCATCGCGGTGAAAGTTTTTGGATGTTTGCATCTCAAAACAGGCGTTACAGCATTGGACAATCAAACGATTTTTATCAATTCTAACTGGGTGGATGTAGAAGCATTTAAAGGTTTTTCTAAAATCGAAGCACTCAGCGATGAGCCTTTTGGCGTCAATGTGCTGAAAATCGGCAACATCCTTTGCATGAACGAAGCATTTCCTAAAAGCATTGCGCTGGTAAAATCGCTGGGCTACAGGGTTGAAACAGTCAATATCAGTGAGTTTGTAAAGGCTGAGGCAGGGCTAACCTGCATGAGCGTGCTGTTTAAAAGTTAA